A stretch of Malassezia japonica chromosome 6, complete sequence DNA encodes these proteins:
- a CDS encoding uncharacterized protein (TransMembrane:1 (i7-24o)) gives MATVGDYIGLALILALVYAIYQGFHNSGDVKQALSEKKKELKAKGVNISSEGISIRSNRAAMDRASYIDATQKKFTEGGQYLAEHSNALKFGKQSE, from the exons ATGGCGACGGTGGGCGACTACATTGGACTTGCGCTGATCCTTGCACTGGTGTACGCGATCTACCAGGGTTTCCATAACTCGGGTGACGTGAAGCAGGCGCTGAGCGAGAAGAAGAAGGAACTTAAG GCCAAAGGTGTCAACATCTCGTCCGAGGGTATTTCCATCCGCTCGAACCGCGCTGCGATGGACCGCGCCTCGTACATT GACGCGACGCAGAAGAAGTTTACCGAAGGCGGCCAGTACCTTGCTGAGCACTCGAACGCCCTCAAGTTTGGCAAGCAGTCGGAATAG
- the PPH1 gene encoding protein-serine/threonine phosphatase (EggNog:ENOG503NU6N; COG:T), whose product MVDIQEQDNWISYLSECKQLSENDIKRLCEKARDVLLEESNVQPVRCPVTVCGDIHGQFHDLSELFRIGGNSPDTNYLFMGDYVDRGYYSVETVTLLVALKVRHPDRVTILRGNHESRQITQVYGFYDECLRKYGNANVWKYFTDLFDYLPLTALIDDQIFCLHGGLSPSIDTLDQIRSIDRVQEVPHEGPMCDLLWSDPDDRCGWGISPRGAGYTFGQDISEAFNHNNGLTLIARAHQLVMDGFNWSQERNVVTIFSAPNYCYRCGNQAAIMEIDENLKYTFLQFDPAPRTGEPLVSRRVPDYFL is encoded by the exons ATGGTGGATATCCAGGAGCAGGATAACTGGATCAGTTATCTGAGCGAATGCAAGCAGCTGAGTGAGAACGATATCAAGCGCCTGTGCGAGAAGGCGCGCGATGTCCTTCTGGAGGAATCGAACGTGCAGCCAGTGCGCTGCCCCGTGACGGTCTGTGGTGACATCCACGGCCAATTC CACGATCTCTCTGAGCTGTTCCGCATCGGTGGCAACTCGCCGGATACCAACTACCTTTTTATGGGCGACTATGTCGACCGCGGCTACTACTCGGTGGAAACCGTGACGCTCCTCGTTGCGCTCAAGGTGCGCCACCCCGACCGCGTCACGATTCTGCGTGGTAACCACGAGTCGCGCCAGATCACGCAAGTGTACGGCTTCTACGACGAGTGCCTGCGCAAATACGGCAACGCCAACGTGTGGAAGTACTTCACGGACCTCTTTGACTACCTCCCGCTCACGGCGCTGATCGACGACCAGATCTTTTGCTTGCACGGTGGTCTGTCGCCGTCCATTGATACGCTCGACCAGATCCGCTCGATCGACCGCGTGCAGGAAGTGCCGCACGAGGGTCCGATGTGCGATCTCCTTTGGTCCGACCCCGACGACCGCTGCGGATGGGGCATCTCGCCTCGTGGTGCAGGCTACACCTTCGGCCAGGACATCAGCGAGGCCTTTAACCACAACAACGGCCTGACGCTAATCGCGAGggcgcaccagctcgtcATGGACGGCTTCAACTGGTCGCAGGAGCGCAACGTTGTTACGATCTTCTCGGCGCCGAACTACTGCTACCGCTGCGGTAACCAGGCGGCGATCATGGAGATCGACGAAAACCTGAAGTACACCTTCCTGCAGTTCGACCCGGCGCCCCGTACCGGCGAACCGCTCGtctcgcgccgcgtgcccgAC TACTTTTTGTAA
- a CDS encoding uncharacterized protein (EggNog:ENOG503P42G; TransMembrane:1 (o103-123i); COG:S), with product MLTRIAQRGVRMPLRALSTSSKASIQGETPSTTNELPKGTVVPGEKVDPQLGDYPDMPLFNQQFRPYSKKWWDTQDRRNYGETQDDVLSMWSPDAYKTPGPLALRHFLIAVGAIGAFSTLVYATTPEPVMLRKTFPRDGLAAELGGELARQARVDADLEEPAADEEEDEDDE from the exons ATGCTGACTCGGATCGctcagcgcggcgtgcgcatgcCGCTGCGTGCTCTGTCGACGTCATCGAAGGCGTCAATCCAGGGCGAGACGCCGTCTACCACGAACGAGCTGCCGAAGGGCACCGTCGTGCCCGGCGAAAAGGTCGAcccgcagctcggcgactaCCCGGACATGCCCCTGTTCAACCAGCAGTTCCGCCCGTATAGCAAGAAGTGGTGGGACACGCAGGACCGCCGCAACTACGGCGAGACG CAAGACGATGTGCTCTCGATGTGGTCCCCGGACGCCTACAAGACCCCTGgaccgctcgcgctccgtcACTTTTTGATCGCGGTCGGCGCTATTGGCGCCTTCTCGACGCTTGTGTACGCTACGACGCCGGAGCCAGTGATGCTGCGCAAGACGTTcccgcgcgacggcctcgcggctgagctcggcggtgaACTCGCTCGC CAGGCTCGTGTCGACGCGGACCTCGAGGAGCCGGCTGcggacgaggaagaggacgaggacgacgagtaG